The following nucleotide sequence is from Candidatus Eisenbacteria bacterium.
GCGCCGTTCATCTTCGCTGGGGGTCGCCGGGGATGTGGCGGCACATGGTGGCGAGCGTGGCCCCGGACGGGCCCGGCTCTCGCGTCACGATCCAATTCGTTCCGGTCCCCGGATGCGACGGGGTCTGCCTCGACCGGGAGATTCTTCGGGCGGGCGGATCGCTCCGGAGGCTCGCGCGGCTTCTCGATCGCCGCGCCCACCTGGTGGACACCGACCACTATTGGCTCTAGGCAGGCTTACTTCTCGCGCCCCCTGATCGCCTCGACCGCCGTGATCGCCGCCTTCGCCGCGGCGTCGATCTCCGCTTCCTCTCCTCCCATCTGGAGGCGCCCGAACGCTCCGAAGGTCTGCACCTGCACGAGCGTCACGCGCGCCGCCTTCTCCGCCTCGTTCGCGGCAAGAGCGATGTAAGCGGCCGGCTCCGTCTCCATGATGAAGAGAGATTGTCCCGGGAGAAGCATCGAGCCGTACCGGGTTCGGTTCACCGCTTGGGCGTGCATCGGCTCGACCGCACGGATGATCTGGCTCGAGACGACCCTCGGACGGATCCGATCCGTTGCCTTGAGTCGTAAATAATTCAGGGCTGCTTCTCCGGCTTGGCGGACCTCTCCCTGCGCCTTGTGGTGCACCTCGAGGAGCCCGTACGCGCGCTCGACGACCTGGATGGCCGGTTGGACGGCGGTTGCCTTGAGACAGACGTCGGTGATCGTGTGAATCGGCATGCCGGGGGCGACCTCGATCCAGAGCGAGGCATCGTCCCGGACCGGCGGAAAGCCGCGCCCGGTGCACCCGGTGAACGCGGCGAGTTGTGGTTGCAGGCTGTCCAGAAACACGAAGGACCTGAGCTCGATCATCTCGCCCTCCTCGTCGGTCGTTCCTCTTCTATCGCATCGCCGCCCGCCGGTCAAGGACGAGACGCGGGAACCCACTGGGGTTGGCCCCAGGGGCGGCGCCCGACGATCGAAGAACGGCGCGGCGTTTCTTGACAGAACGCCCCGCCCGTGGGAGCATAGCCGAGCGAAGGGGCGGGCACGCTCGAGGAGCGCGAAGGCGTCTCCGGCGAGCCCTTTCCTCTCGTGTTCAGACGGGAGGAGTTCCGAGAAGCATCGCGCAATCCGCAAAGGTGGGGGTGCAAGATGAAGATCACCGTTGTCGGCGCCGGACACGTGGGCGCCACCGTCGCGCAGCAGATCGCCCAGCAGGAGTTGGCCCGGGAGGTCGTGCTCGTCGACATCTTGGAAGGAATCCCGCAGGGGAAAGGGCTCGATCTCTGGGAGACCGCGCCCGTGCTGGGCTCCGACACGAGGTTGCGCGGAACGAACGCCTACGAAGATACGGCCGGATCGGACATCTGCGTGATCACCGCCGGCGTGGCCCGAAAGCCCGGCATGAGCCGCGATGATCTCCTCGAGACGAACAAGAAGATCGTGAAGTCGGTCACCGAGTCGCTCGTGAAGCACTCGCCGAAGTCGATCCTTGTCGTCGTTTCGAACCCGCTCGACGTGATGTGCTACGTCGCCCTCAAGACGAGCGGCTTCCCGCACGCGCGCGTGTTCGGCATGGCCGGCATTCTCGATACCGCCCGCTACCGCGCCTTCCTCGCCGAAGACCTCGGCATCTCCGTGCGCGACATTCAAGCGATCGTGCTCGGCGGCCACGGGGACTCGATGGTTCCCCTTCCGCGCTACACGACGATCGCGGGGATCCCGCTCTCGGAGTGGATGTCCCCCGACCGGATCGAGAAGCACGTCGACCGCACGCGGAACGGCGGCGCGGAGATCGTCGGCTACTTGAAGACCGGATCCGCCTACTACGCGCCCGGAGCGGCGGTGGCCGAGATGGTCGAGGCGCTCGTGAAGAACAGCAAGCGGATCCTCCCCTGCTCGGCGTGGCTCAACGGCGAGTACGGGCTCCGCGAAGTCTACATCGGCGTCCCGGTCGTGCTCGGCGCGAAGGGGATCGAGAAGATCGTCGAGGTGGCGCTCACTCCCGAGGAGAAGGCCGCGCTGGAGACATCAGCGGGCCACGTGAAAGGGGTCATGGAGCGGATGGCGCTGTAGTCGGGTCGCCGCCCGGACCGCTTCCAGAGAAGAAACGCCCGGGCCGTCGATCGACCACCCGGGCTTTCGTTCGCCCGGCCGCGCGCCCTCGGGGAGGAGAGGACCGCCCGCGGGGCTCGAGGGACGCCCCGTCTACTCCTCGAAAAAGTTTCGTCCCTGAAACATCGGGAAATCGATTCCCGTCGTCGCCTGGTTGTTTCTCACGTCGATCGCGAGGAGTTGGACGCCGAGCCCCCACTTTCCGTAGAGGCCGAAAAGGCTCTTCTGTTCGTCATAGGCCCCGTCCGTGGTCACGTTCCGGAACGCGTAGAGGTAGTACTTCCCAGGAGCGAGGTTCTCGATCGAGTAGTCGCCGTCCGGATCGTCGACCCAGCCGAGGGCCATGATGTAGTCCTCGAAGGCCTGCCCCCAGCCGACCCACCGATACGCATCCACGAGGATCAGGACCGAACCGACCGGGTTGTAGGAGCCCGGCGTCTGGATGTGGCCGTGGATCGAACCGGTCGGGGGGACGGCGGTCGTGCTGAACGAGAGGAGGGCCGCCTCGTCGAGACCGGTCGAGTCGGCGCCGAGCGCCCACAGGACGAGCAGCTGGTACGCCGTGTTCGGGTCCAGGGCGATGTTCCGGCTGAACGTCCGCATGTCCTCGCTCCGAAGAAGCCACTGCTGGTACCCGCCGCTGCCGCCGAGACCCCTGAGGCCGGGAACCAGAATTGCCCCCACCTCGAGAACCGGACGGTCGAACGTGATCGACACGGTGACCGTATCACCGAGAGCATGCGACCCGTGCTCCGGCGAGAGCGCGAGGATCTTCACCGTCTCCTCTGTGTCGCCCGGGCCGGACGGGTTGTCGCTTCCCCCACCGCACCCGAGGACGAGGAGCGGGACGAGAACGCCGACCCAGAGGAGAACCTTCCGCGCGTTCATGGCATGACCTCCTGGACGTTTGATCCTACCTCTCGGAGATTCCGAGCCTCCCACCGATAGACGCCGGAACCTCCCCGAGGGTTCATCCGTTTCGACACGAACTGCATACGATCCATCGTTCTTCTCTATTCTCCGCTCCGCGAGCGGCAGGCGGGAGTCCTCTTGCCGGGGAGCGGGGCAAGGGGGTGAACCGGCGAGTTCCCGAGCGCGCCGGGCCCTTGTTTGCTCGGCGAGCCAGGGTCGTGCAGGCGTTTTCTCGGCCGGAGAGCGGGGCAAGAGAGTGAACCGGCGAGTTCCCGAGCGCGCCGGGTTCTTTCGAGCCAGCTGCCTTCCGCGCGCACCGCGCGCGAGGGGTGTCTGAGCCGGCACCCCCTTGCCCGATCCCCGGCGGTCGCTCAGGGAGCATCCTCCTGGCTAATGCATGCGGCGCACGGTGAAGCGGCAAAGCTCCGCCAGCGCCTCCCGGTGCGCGGATTCGGGGAAGCGATGAAGCCGCTCGAGGCCCTCTCGAACATGGTCCTCCGCGATCCGAATCGAATCCTCGACCGCCCCGTTCCTCGCCACGGTGGCCGCGATCCACGCGA
It contains:
- a CDS encoding BMC domain-containing protein, giving the protein MIELRSFVFLDSLQPQLAAFTGCTGRGFPPVRDDASLWIEVAPGMPIHTITDVCLKATAVQPAIQVVERAYGLLEVHHKAQGEVRQAGEAALNYLRLKATDRIRPRVVSSQIIRAVEPMHAQAVNRTRYGSMLLPGQSLFIMETEPAAYIALAANEAEKAARVTLVQVQTFGAFGRLQMGGEEAEIDAAAKAAITAVEAIRGREK
- the mdh gene encoding malate dehydrogenase: MKITVVGAGHVGATVAQQIAQQELAREVVLVDILEGIPQGKGLDLWETAPVLGSDTRLRGTNAYEDTAGSDICVITAGVARKPGMSRDDLLETNKKIVKSVTESLVKHSPKSILVVVSNPLDVMCYVALKTSGFPHARVFGMAGILDTARYRAFLAEDLGISVRDIQAIVLGGHGDSMVPLPRYTTIAGIPLSEWMSPDRIEKHVDRTRNGGAEIVGYLKTGSAYYAPGAAVAEMVEALVKNSKRILPCSAWLNGEYGLREVYIGVPVVLGAKGIEKIVEVALTPEEKAALETSAGHVKGVMERMAL